The Chryseobacterium aureum genome contains a region encoding:
- a CDS encoding MATE family efflux transporter, which yields MNFLNKNYTKECLTLALPVMLTQVGQVSVNLFDNIIVGKLLGADALASVSLGNAVFFSIFVLALGFSFAIPPLVSEAHSKEDHATINSVFSHGFIINMSVGIILMVILLLGMPLLYHSGQPAKIIPDTVSFLSIMVVSMIPFMAFQTLREVSEGLSYTIGVTKATIIANIINIALNYVFIKGLWGIPPMGVKGSALATLISRIFMVVFLYFVLLKEKRTRRYIKDFSLKMQVFSKKMFDKMVRLGLPTALQMFFEVTAFAGAAFICGLISAHDIASHQIALSMASFTFNLCVGFSVASTVMIGRKLGEQNFVELRKVGINNLKIAFIFMCICGLVFILGRNILPTFFTKKEEIEVISLASKLMIIAALFQLSDGIQVTALGMLRGLQDVKIPSIYTFIAYWVITIPLGYFFCVTLEMGAFGMWIALGLGLTISAVFLVKRFLNMSAKRVKQNS from the coding sequence ATGAACTTTTTAAACAAAAATTATACAAAAGAGTGCCTGACTTTGGCTCTGCCTGTGATGCTTACCCAGGTAGGGCAGGTTTCGGTCAACTTATTCGATAATATCATTGTCGGAAAACTTTTGGGTGCCGATGCACTGGCATCCGTCTCATTGGGGAATGCTGTATTTTTTTCCATATTTGTATTAGCCCTGGGCTTTTCATTTGCTATTCCGCCGCTGGTTTCGGAAGCACATTCAAAAGAGGACCATGCCACCATCAATTCTGTGTTCAGCCATGGTTTTATCATCAATATGTCTGTAGGGATTATTCTGATGGTCATTCTCCTTTTGGGGATGCCGCTACTCTATCACTCCGGCCAGCCAGCTAAAATCATTCCTGATACAGTAAGTTTTCTGAGCATAATGGTGGTCAGTATGATTCCGTTTATGGCATTTCAGACGCTTCGTGAGGTTTCTGAAGGATTATCTTATACCATTGGCGTTACCAAAGCGACCATTATTGCGAATATCATCAATATTGCTTTAAACTATGTTTTTATCAAAGGACTTTGGGGGATACCTCCAATGGGCGTAAAAGGCTCTGCTCTGGCCACCCTTATTTCCAGAATTTTCATGGTGGTTTTCCTCTATTTTGTTTTGCTTAAAGAAAAAAGAACAAGACGTTATATCAAAGATTTTTCTTTAAAAATGCAGGTATTCTCAAAGAAAATGTTTGATAAAATGGTAAGGCTGGGACTTCCTACTGCGTTACAGATGTTCTTTGAAGTAACCGCATTTGCGGGAGCAGCATTTATTTGCGGGCTGATCTCTGCTCATGATATTGCCTCTCACCAGATCGCTTTAAGTATGGCTTCATTTACCTTTAACTTATGTGTTGGTTTCAGTGTTGCTTCTACAGTAATGATCGGGAGAAAGCTGGGCGAACAGAATTTTGTGGAACTGAGAAAGGTAGGCATCAACAACCTGAAGATTGCTTTTATCTTCATGTGTATCTGCGGACTGGTATTTATTTTAGGCAGAAATATACTTCCTACGTTCTTTACGAAAAAAGAAGAAATTGAAGTGATCAGCCTGGCATCAAAACTGATGATTATCGCAGCTTTATTTCAACTTTCTGACGGAATTCAGGTGACAGCTCTGGGAATGCTGAGAGGGTTACAGGACGTGAAAATTCCTTCTATCTATACCTTCATCGCTTACTGGGTGATTACCATTCCTTTGGGCTATTTCTTCTGTGTTACTTTAGAAATGGGAGCATTCGGAATGTGGATAGCACTTGGGCTCGGATTAACGATCTCTGCCGTTTTCCTGGTGAAACGATTCTTAAATATGTCTGCTAAAAGAGTTAAGCAGAATTCATAA